The following proteins come from a genomic window of Thiothrix winogradskyi:
- the phaE gene encoding class III poly(R)-hydroxyalkanoic acid synthase subunit PhaE: MAAWSDDMMKNWSDAQQRYWNAWSDLSKMGQPQAAVPSFGAGFGTAPAWTQGLEQWWKAVSPHTVPGASTDAFQRMVEMGKVYMNLAENAYNVQLAGGKDTETMDAWMDAMEANFRQCCGQIEMGKFTAHGFGVGQAAMDSWQRVLNSMGMQAFQQMGAGGFHMPTSENWTEQFSKVLATPAVGYNRESQERLQALAKLGANYQEAMDDYLKAFAKQGIESVQALRERVATMRADGKKINSLRELYDLWVDVNEEVYAKFAMTDEYQVVYGDLVNSLMALKQGINAELDSTYEAANLPTRKELNAAFAKQQEMRRENRTLRKQLQELSRKVDALAAAQNTAPPAAPAAPVAPKPKAAAKPKTPSASTKKA; encoded by the coding sequence ATGGCAGCTTGGTCGGACGATATGATGAAAAATTGGTCTGATGCGCAACAGCGTTATTGGAATGCATGGTCGGATCTTTCCAAAATGGGGCAGCCACAGGCGGCTGTGCCGAGTTTTGGTGCTGGTTTTGGTACTGCACCTGCTTGGACACAAGGTCTGGAGCAATGGTGGAAAGCGGTCAGCCCGCACACGGTTCCGGGTGCGTCTACCGATGCCTTTCAGCGTATGGTCGAAATGGGCAAGGTCTACATGAATCTTGCGGAAAATGCTTACAACGTGCAACTCGCTGGTGGCAAAGACACCGAGACGATGGATGCGTGGATGGATGCGATGGAGGCGAATTTCCGCCAATGTTGTGGTCAGATCGAAATGGGCAAATTCACCGCACACGGTTTCGGTGTCGGTCAGGCGGCAATGGATAGCTGGCAGCGGGTGCTGAATAGCATGGGTATGCAGGCATTCCAGCAAATGGGCGCGGGTGGTTTCCACATGCCGACCTCGGAAAACTGGACTGAGCAATTCAGTAAAGTGTTGGCAACGCCAGCCGTGGGTTACAACCGCGAATCGCAGGAACGCCTGCAAGCCCTCGCGAAATTGGGCGCGAACTATCAGGAAGCGATGGATGATTACCTGAAAGCGTTTGCCAAACAGGGTATTGAGTCGGTGCAAGCCTTGCGTGAGCGTGTTGCCACCATGCGTGCGGACGGTAAAAAAATCAATTCCTTGCGTGAACTCTACGATCTGTGGGTCGATGTTAACGAAGAGGTGTACGCCAAGTTTGCCATGACTGACGAATATCAGGTGGTTTACGGCGATTTGGTGAATTCGCTGATGGCGCTCAAGCAAGGCATTAATGCCGAATTGGACAGTACCTATGAAGCCGCGAATTTGCCAACCCGTAAAGAGTTGAATGCCGCATTTGCCAAGCAGCAAGAAATGCGCCGCGAAAACCGTACTTTGCGCAAACAATTACAAGAATTGTCCCGTAAAGTGGATGCGTTAGCTGCCGCACAGAACACCGCTCCGCCCGCCGCGCCTGCTGCACCCGTCGCACCGAAACCTAAAGCAGCCGCGAAACCGAAAACCCCTAGCGCCAGCACCAAAAAAGCTTAA
- a CDS encoding class III poly(R)-hydroxyalkanoic acid synthase subunit PhaC, which translates to MPFQMRPDEILNEVKTFNEKLAQGMTNLMEVGEISAGVTPFEVVYTEDKLKLLHYIGTGEPTNKVPMLIVYALVNRPYMTDIQENRSTIKGLLDAGQDVYLIDWGYPDASDRYLTLDDYLNGYLDTCIDEIRARHNVDAVNLLGICQGGAFSLCYTAMHPDKVKNLVTMVTPVDYQTPDNMLSHWVQNIDIDLLVDTVGNIPGEMLNWTFLNLKPYQLMGQKYLGMVDVMGDSQTLKNFMRMEKWIFDSPDQAGETFRQFIKDFFQQNKLLKGEVQIGEYTIDLKNVTVPVLNVFAEQDHLVPPDASRALKGATGSSDYTELSFKGGHIGIYVSGKAQKTIPPAIGEWLTARS; encoded by the coding sequence ATGCCGTTTCAAATGCGTCCAGACGAAATTCTGAACGAAGTTAAAACCTTCAATGAAAAACTCGCGCAGGGTATGACCAATCTGATGGAAGTCGGTGAGATTTCCGCAGGCGTTACCCCGTTTGAAGTCGTTTACACCGAAGACAAACTCAAGTTGTTGCATTATATCGGTACTGGCGAGCCGACCAATAAAGTGCCAATGCTGATTGTGTACGCGCTGGTAAACCGCCCTTACATGACCGATATTCAGGAAAACCGTTCCACCATCAAAGGCTTGTTGGATGCTGGGCAGGATGTGTACCTGATCGACTGGGGCTACCCGGATGCTTCCGACCGTTACCTGACGCTGGATGATTACCTCAACGGTTATTTGGATACGTGTATTGACGAAATCCGCGCCCGCCATAACGTTGATGCGGTCAACCTGTTGGGAATTTGCCAAGGCGGCGCATTCAGCCTGTGTTACACCGCCATGCACCCCGATAAAGTCAAAAATCTGGTCACAATGGTCACGCCAGTCGATTACCAGACGCCGGACAATATGTTGAGTCACTGGGTGCAAAATATCGACATCGACCTGCTGGTTGATACCGTCGGCAATATTCCCGGCGAAATGCTCAACTGGACATTCCTCAACCTCAAGCCTTACCAGCTCATGGGGCAAAAATACCTCGGCATGGTGGACGTGATGGGGGATAGCCAAACTCTGAAAAACTTCATGCGCATGGAAAAGTGGATTTTTGATAGCCCTGACCAAGCGGGTGAAACTTTCCGTCAGTTCATCAAAGATTTCTTCCAGCAAAACAAGCTGTTGAAAGGTGAAGTGCAGATTGGTGAATATACCATCGACTTGAAAAATGTCACCGTGCCAGTGTTGAATGTGTTTGCGGAACAAGATCACCTTGTACCACCGGATGCGTCACGGGCGCTGAAAGGGGCAACGGGGTCGTCGGATTACACCGAGCTGTCTTTCAAAGGCGGTCACATTGGTATTTACGTCAGCGGCAAAGCGCAAAAAACGATTCCACCCGCGATTGGCGAGTGGTTGACAGCGCGTAGCTAG
- a CDS encoding N-formylglutamate amidohydrolase codes for MEIDQSPFQYIEGESPVLLELPHGGHLTPDEVRPYLHPKFTPGDRREDADEFSDALYLDLPSKPHVLRFRFWRAHADPNRRYDDFSADGVVKTHTSQGVKIYQSERGMPEAVRQTVIERYVMPHQRKMLELLANTQIKQVLFCHTMPGIGTSVSKDRGNLRPLFMFGNGGDMHGKPHHNCYANKKTLEHMSSIIEDHFHELDVGFNFCDVIRCNNPYSGINSLGRFTCEQFKGKHPFTLEINRDLLLHNPENIIPVRHIIDLIVQELAAAGQA; via the coding sequence ATGGAAATTGACCAAAGCCCCTTCCAATACATTGAGGGGGAAAGTCCTGTCTTATTGGAATTACCGCATGGCGGTCACTTGACCCCGGATGAGGTCAGACCTTACTTGCACCCCAAGTTCACGCCCGGCGACCGCCGCGAAGATGCCGATGAATTTTCCGACGCACTCTACCTCGATTTACCCAGCAAGCCACATGTGCTGCGTTTCCGGTTTTGGCGTGCCCATGCCGACCCCAACCGCCGTTACGACGATTTCAGTGCGGATGGCGTGGTTAAGACACACACCAGCCAAGGCGTGAAGATTTACCAATCCGAACGCGGAATGCCGGAAGCGGTGCGGCAAACGGTCATCGAACGTTACGTCATGCCACACCAACGGAAAATGCTGGAATTGCTGGCGAATACGCAAATTAAACAAGTGCTGTTTTGCCACACCATGCCGGGGATTGGCACGAGCGTTTCCAAAGACCGGGGCAATTTGCGCCCGCTATTCATGTTTGGCAATGGCGGCGATATGCATGGCAAGCCACACCACAACTGCTACGCCAATAAAAAAACCCTAGAACACATGTCCAGCATTATTGAAGACCATTTCCACGAGCTGGATGTCGGTTTCAACTTTTGTGACGTGATCCGCTGCAACAACCCGTATTCGGGGATTAACTCGCTGGGGCGTTTCACCTGCGAACAATTCAAGGGCAAACACCCGTTCACGTTGGAAATCAACCGCGATTTATTGTTGCATAACCCCGAAAATATCATTCCGGTGCGGCACATTATTGACTTAATTGTGCAGGAATTGGCAGCGGCGGGGCAAGCCTGA
- a CDS encoding CmpA/NrtA family ABC transporter substrate-binding protein, translated as MSDTKKPDTSVTNITNPSRRDFFLKTGLLMAAGSIMTMVPAGVRNAAWAAGSDAPEKPNINVGFIPLTDCASVVMANLKGFDKKYGLTITPTKEASWAAVRDKLTNGELDAAHVLYGLIYGVQMGIGGPQKDMANLMTLNNNGQAITLSSQLHDKGVTDGASLAKFMKDNPREYTFAQTFPTGTHAMWLYYWLGSLGVNPMKDVKTITVPPPQMVANMRIGNMDGYCVGEPWNARAIADKIGFTAVTTQDIWKDHPEKILGTTAEWVKANPNTARALTAAVLEASKYIDDMANRGEVASAIAAKAYVNTEASVIEGRMKGEYDNGIGKTWKDDNYMKFCNDGAVNFPYLSDGMWFMTQHKRWGLLKDHPDYLETAKKVNQIDIYKQAAELAKVSIPASDMRESTLIDGVKWDGKDPKAYTDGFAVKA; from the coding sequence ATGAGCGATACCAAGAAACCGGATACGTCCGTTACCAACATTACTAACCCTAGTCGCCGCGATTTTTTCCTGAAAACGGGCTTACTGATGGCAGCGGGTTCAATCATGACAATGGTTCCGGCTGGCGTGCGCAATGCCGCATGGGCAGCAGGTTCGGATGCACCGGAAAAACCCAATATCAATGTTGGTTTCATCCCGCTCACTGACTGCGCCAGCGTGGTGATGGCGAATCTGAAGGGCTTCGACAAAAAGTACGGCTTAACCATTACCCCGACCAAAGAAGCGTCATGGGCAGCGGTACGCGACAAACTCACCAACGGCGAATTGGATGCGGCGCATGTGCTCTACGGCTTGATTTACGGCGTGCAAATGGGCATCGGTGGCCCACAAAAAGACATGGCTAACCTGATGACACTCAACAACAATGGGCAAGCGATTACGCTATCCAGCCAGTTGCATGACAAGGGCGTGACCGATGGCGCATCCCTTGCCAAATTCATGAAAGACAATCCGCGTGAATACACCTTCGCGCAAACCTTCCCGACCGGCACGCACGCCATGTGGCTCTACTACTGGCTGGGCAGCTTAGGCGTAAACCCGATGAAAGACGTGAAAACCATCACCGTGCCGCCACCGCAAATGGTTGCCAATATGCGTATCGGTAATATGGACGGCTATTGCGTGGGTGAGCCGTGGAATGCGCGGGCAATTGCTGACAAGATCGGTTTCACCGCCGTCACCACCCAAGACATCTGGAAAGACCACCCGGAAAAAATCCTCGGCACCACCGCTGAGTGGGTGAAAGCCAACCCGAATACGGCGCGTGCCTTGACCGCTGCGGTATTGGAAGCCTCCAAATACATCGACGACATGGCAAACCGTGGCGAAGTTGCCAGCGCGATTGCTGCCAAAGCCTACGTCAATACCGAAGCCAGCGTGATCGAAGGGCGCATGAAAGGCGAATACGACAACGGCATCGGCAAAACCTGGAAAGACGACAACTACATGAAGTTCTGCAACGACGGCGCAGTGAACTTCCCGTATTTGTCCGACGGCATGTGGTTCATGACCCAGCACAAACGTTGGGGCTTGCTGAAAGATCACCCTGACTATCTGGAAACCGCGAAAAAGGTCAACCAGATCGACATCTACAAGCAAGCGGCAGAACTGGCGAAAGTCAGCATCCCCGCCAGCGATATGCGCGAATCCACGCTGATCGACGGCGTGAAATGGGACGGCAAAGACCCCAAAGCGTATACAGATGGGTTTGCGGTAAAGGCGTAA
- the ntrB gene encoding nitrate ABC transporter permease → MWKERSLGLLAPFLGLLGFVLLWSLVSATNPQLPGPVSTWASAVELFKDPFYQNGPNDQGIGWNILNSLARVGIGFGMAALVGIPVGFIIGRVKFFNDMLAPIISLLRPVSPLAWLPIGLLVFQKAEPAAIWVIFISSIWPMIINTAVGVSQIPQDYLNVARVLNLSSWKMFTKILLPATLPYVMTGVRLAIGVAWLVIVAAEMLTGGVGLGFWVWDEWNNLNVEHIIIAIFVVGLIGLLLEQFLLLLASRLRTE, encoded by the coding sequence ATGTGGAAAGAACGTTCACTAGGGCTACTAGCCCCCTTCCTAGGACTGCTCGGCTTTGTGCTGCTGTGGTCATTGGTCTCCGCCACCAACCCGCAATTGCCGGGGCCGGTGTCAACATGGGCATCCGCCGTGGAGTTGTTCAAAGACCCGTTTTACCAAAATGGCCCGAATGATCAGGGTATTGGCTGGAATATTCTCAACTCGTTGGCGCGGGTCGGGATTGGTTTCGGGATGGCGGCGTTGGTGGGGATTCCGGTGGGTTTCATTATTGGGCGGGTGAAGTTTTTCAACGATATGCTTGCGCCGATCATTAGCTTGTTGCGTCCGGTGTCGCCGTTGGCGTGGTTGCCGATTGGCTTGTTGGTGTTTCAGAAGGCTGAACCAGCGGCGATTTGGGTGATTTTCATCTCGTCGATCTGGCCGATGATTATTAACACCGCTGTCGGAGTGTCGCAGATTCCGCAGGATTATCTCAATGTGGCGCGGGTACTGAACTTGTCGTCGTGGAAGATGTTTACCAAGATTTTGTTGCCTGCGACTCTGCCGTATGTGATGACCGGGGTGCGGCTTGCTATCGGCGTGGCGTGGCTGGTGATTGTGGCAGCGGAAATGCTGACCGGCGGGGTCGGTTTGGGTTTCTGGGTGTGGGATGAGTGGAACAACTTGAACGTTGAACACATCATTATTGCGATTTTCGTGGTGGGGCTGATTGGCCTGTTGTTAGAACAATTTTTGTTGCTGCTTGCCAGCCGTTTGCGAACCGAGTGA
- a CDS encoding ABC transporter ATP-binding protein has product MDSSKYVQLEHVDMVFNTKKGPFQALQEVNLNIAAGEFITLIGHSGCGKSTVLNIVAGLLNHTSGVALCADREIKGPGPDRAVVFQNHSLLPWLTCFDNVYLAVDRVFGATEKKAQLKQCTHEALAMVGLTHAEHKFPNEISGGMKQRVGIARALAMDPKVLLMDEPFGALDALTRAHLQDELMKITAATHKTVIMVTHDVDEAVLLSDRIVMMTNGPSATVGEILKVDLPRPRNRLALADNPTYNHYRADVLRFLYEKHTHKEAA; this is encoded by the coding sequence ATGGATTCCAGCAAATACGTGCAGCTTGAACACGTCGATATGGTGTTTAACACCAAGAAAGGCCCGTTTCAGGCGTTGCAAGAGGTGAATTTGAACATCGCGGCAGGCGAGTTTATTACCCTGATTGGGCATTCTGGCTGTGGTAAATCGACCGTGCTGAATATCGTGGCGGGCTTGCTAAACCATACCAGTGGGGTAGCGTTGTGTGCTGACCGCGAAATCAAAGGGCCGGGGCCGGATAGGGCGGTGGTGTTCCAAAACCATTCGTTGTTGCCTTGGCTGACGTGCTTTGACAATGTGTACCTCGCGGTGGATCGGGTGTTTGGCGCGACGGAAAAGAAGGCACAGCTTAAGCAGTGTACCCACGAAGCCTTGGCGATGGTGGGGCTGACTCACGCGGAACATAAGTTTCCAAACGAGATTTCCGGCGGGATGAAGCAGCGGGTGGGGATTGCACGGGCGTTGGCGATGGATCCGAAAGTGTTGCTGATGGATGAGCCATTCGGTGCGTTGGATGCTTTGACCCGTGCGCATTTGCAGGATGAGCTGATGAAAATCACTGCCGCCACTCACAAGACCGTGATTATGGTGACGCATGATGTGGATGAGGCGGTGTTGCTGTCGGATCGGATTGTGATGATGACCAATGGGCCGTCAGCGACGGTGGGGGAAATTCTGAAAGTGGATTTGCCGCGCCCGCGCAATCGGCTGGCATTGGCGGATAACCCCACGTACAACCATTACCGTGCCGACGTGTTGCGTTTCTTGTATGAGAAACATACACACAAAGAGGCGGCATAA
- a CDS encoding YqaA family protein, with protein sequence MADNAAMDYLLLFTSALLAATLIPAQSEAVLVGLLLNGQSAFWLLIAVATLGNTLGSVINWWLGRYLEHFQDKRWFPVKAASLAQAVWGVGVVSAPLAQHLGLSQSVGL encoded by the coding sequence TTGGCAGATAATGCCGCAATGGATTATCTGCTGCTGTTCACTTCGGCGTTACTCGCCGCTACCTTGATTCCCGCGCAATCGGAAGCCGTGCTCGTTGGGTTATTGCTCAACGGGCAAAGTGCGTTTTGGCTGTTGATTGCGGTGGCGACGTTGGGTAATACGCTGGGGTCGGTGATTAACTGGTGGCTGGGGCGTTATCTGGAACACTTTCAGGATAAACGCTGGTTTCCGGTGAAAGCGGCAAGCTTGGCACAGGCGGTATGGGGCGTTGGCGTGGTTAGTGCACCGCTTGCACAGCACCTTGGGCTATCTCAGTCCGTTGGACTTTGA
- the nirB gene encoding nitrite reductase large subunit NirB — protein MHKENLVLIGNGMAGVRTLEELLKLAPDHYNITVFGEEPYGNYNRIMLSPVLASEKTIEQIMLNGEQWYIDNGITLHKGKKVEQINRARREVIATDGTVAHYDRLIIATGSVPFMLPLPGADKAGVIGFRDIKDVDTMLDTASQYKHAVVIGGGLLGLEAANGLMKQGMNVTVVHLLDTLMERQLDKPAAAMLQKSLAERGMIFLMEHSTAEIIGGERVTAVRFKNGTEIPADLVVMAVGIKPNTELGKSAGLYCERGIVVSDTMQTITDPKIYAIGECVQHRGIAYGLVAPLFEQAKVAANHLAKHGIARYVGTVTSTKLKVTGIELFSAGDFTGNDQTEDIVFKDAASGTYKKIVLQDNQVKGAVLYGDTVDGSWYFQLMKDGTDVSAFRDTLLFGQHHLGDSGHNPDTRVASLPDNAEICGCNGVCKGDIVKAITEKKLFTLDEVRAHTKASASCGSCTGLVESLLAHTVGGDYSATPKTKPLCKCTDYTHDDIRHGIIQHSLKTMPAVREHFEWKTPDGCPSCRNALNYYLLCAYPTEYVDDAQSRYINERAHGNIQKDGSYSVVPRMFGGMCTSDQLRAIADVADKYQVPTMKVTGGQRIDMFGIKKEQLPAMWKDLSAAGFVSGHAYGKAMRTVKTCVGSEWCRFGTQDSTGLGVKLEELTWGSWMPHKFKLAVSGCPRNCAEATIKDIGVVCVDSGYELHIGGNGGIKVRVTDLLCKVATEEEVLEYTGAFCQFYREDAHYLERTAPWIERVGLEKVKTAILSDAANRKALYERFLISQQPAQIDPWKARADGAEAAEFTPIMIEA, from the coding sequence ATGCACAAAGAAAATTTAGTACTGATCGGCAACGGCATGGCAGGGGTACGCACCCTCGAAGAACTGCTCAAACTTGCCCCCGACCATTACAACATCACGGTATTCGGCGAAGAGCCTTATGGCAACTACAACCGCATCATGCTTTCGCCGGTGCTTGCCAGCGAAAAAACCATCGAGCAAATCATGCTCAACGGCGAACAGTGGTACATCGACAATGGCATCACCTTGCACAAAGGCAAAAAGGTTGAGCAAATCAACCGTGCCCGCCGCGAAGTCATCGCCACCGACGGCACGGTAGCGCATTACGACCGCTTGATTATTGCCACCGGTTCCGTGCCATTCATGCTGCCCTTGCCCGGTGCGGATAAAGCGGGCGTGATCGGTTTCCGCGACATCAAAGACGTGGACACCATGCTCGACACCGCCAGCCAGTATAAACACGCGGTCGTCATCGGCGGCGGCTTGCTGGGGCTGGAAGCGGCGAACGGTTTAATGAAACAAGGCATGAATGTCACCGTCGTCCACCTGCTCGACACCCTGATGGAACGCCAGCTCGACAAACCCGCTGCTGCCATGCTGCAAAAATCGCTGGCAGAGCGCGGCATGATCTTCCTGATGGAACACAGCACCGCTGAAATCATCGGTGGCGAACGTGTTACTGCTGTGCGTTTCAAAAACGGCACCGAAATTCCCGCCGATTTGGTGGTGATGGCAGTCGGCATCAAACCCAATACCGAACTCGGCAAATCCGCAGGCTTGTATTGCGAACGCGGCATTGTGGTCAGCGACACCATGCAAACCATTACCGACCCGAAAATCTACGCGATTGGGGAATGCGTGCAACATCGCGGGATTGCCTACGGTTTGGTTGCACCGCTGTTTGAACAAGCCAAAGTCGCCGCCAACCACCTCGCTAAACACGGCATTGCCCGTTATGTCGGCACGGTCACGTCCACCAAACTGAAAGTCACCGGGATCGAACTGTTTTCCGCTGGCGATTTCACCGGCAATGACCAGACCGAAGACATCGTGTTCAAAGACGCAGCGTCCGGCACGTACAAAAAGATCGTGCTGCAAGACAATCAGGTGAAGGGCGCGGTACTGTACGGCGATACCGTGGATGGCAGTTGGTATTTCCAGTTGATGAAAGACGGCACAGACGTGTCCGCCTTCCGCGACACCCTGCTATTCGGACAACATCACTTGGGTGATTCCGGGCATAACCCCGACACCCGCGTTGCCAGCTTGCCGGACAATGCCGAAATTTGCGGCTGTAACGGCGTGTGCAAAGGCGACATCGTAAAAGCGATTACCGAGAAAAAGCTGTTCACGCTGGATGAAGTCCGCGCCCATACCAAGGCATCAGCTTCGTGCGGTTCGTGTACCGGCTTGGTCGAATCCTTGCTGGCGCACACTGTTGGCGGCGACTATTCCGCCACGCCGAAAACCAAACCATTGTGCAAATGCACCGATTACACCCATGACGACATCCGCCACGGCATTATTCAGCACAGCCTGAAAACCATGCCTGCGGTGCGCGAGCATTTCGAGTGGAAAACGCCGGATGGTTGCCCGTCGTGCCGCAATGCACTCAATTATTACCTGCTGTGCGCTTACCCCACTGAATACGTGGACGATGCGCAATCGCGCTACATCAACGAACGCGCCCACGGCAATATCCAGAAAGACGGGTCGTATTCGGTTGTGCCGCGCATGTTTGGCGGGATGTGTACCTCCGACCAATTACGCGCCATTGCCGACGTTGCCGACAAATACCAAGTGCCGACCATGAAAGTCACCGGCGGGCAGCGCATTGATATGTTTGGCATCAAAAAAGAACAACTGCCTGCGATGTGGAAAGATTTGAGCGCGGCGGGTTTCGTGTCGGGTCACGCTTACGGCAAGGCGATGCGTACCGTGAAAACCTGCGTCGGCAGTGAATGGTGTCGTTTCGGCACGCAAGATTCCACTGGACTCGGCGTGAAGCTGGAAGAGCTGACGTGGGGTTCGTGGATGCCGCACAAGTTCAAGCTGGCAGTCTCCGGTTGCCCGCGCAATTGTGCAGAAGCGACCATCAAGGACATCGGCGTGGTGTGCGTGGATTCCGGCTACGAGCTGCACATCGGCGGTAACGGCGGTATCAAAGTGCGTGTCACCGACTTGCTGTGCAAAGTGGCCACTGAGGAGGAAGTGCTGGAATACACCGGTGCGTTCTGCCAGTTCTACCGTGAAGATGCGCATTATCTGGAACGTACTGCGCCGTGGATCGAACGCGTCGGCTTGGAAAAGGTCAAAACCGCGATTTTAAGCGATGCCGCCAACCGCAAAGCCTTGTACGAGCGTTTCCTGATTTCGCAACAGCCCGCGCAAATCGACCCGTGGAAAGCCCGTGCGGACGGTGCAGAAGCCGCTGAATTCACCCCGATCATGATCGAAGCCTAG
- the nirD gene encoding nitrite reductase small subunit NirD, translated as MSKWIEVVELNNIPVLGSRLIKTRDTDIAVFRGSDDQVYAIRDACPHKGGPLSQGIMHGSTVTCPLHNWKIDLGSGNALAPDHGCGNVFAVKVEGGKVFLQL; from the coding sequence ATGAGCAAATGGATAGAAGTCGTCGAATTAAACAACATTCCGGTACTCGGCTCGCGCCTGATCAAAACCCGTGACACCGACATCGCCGTGTTTCGCGGCTCGGACGATCAGGTGTACGCAATTCGCGACGCTTGCCCGCACAAAGGTGGGCCGTTGTCGCAAGGGATTATGCACGGCTCGACCGTCACTTGCCCGCTACACAATTGGAAGATCGACCTGGGCAGCGGCAACGCGCTTGCGCCGGATCATGGGTGTGGCAATGTGTTTGCGGTGAAGGTGGAGGGGGGGAAAGTGTTTCTTCAGCTTTAA